DNA from Pelodiscus sinensis isolate JC-2024 chromosome 1, ASM4963464v1, whole genome shotgun sequence:
aacttaaaaaacaactaatggtatagcagcaccttaaagtctaacaaaacgtgtagatgtttaagtgtagaccagacctaagaGACAAGAAACCCTTCTCAGCTTAGTGTGGTGCAATTTTGGGGTAGGAGGATTGTATTGTGATACTGAAGATTTCCTTTGAGACCATGTTATTTCATAACTGTGGCCTGTTTGCTGCACCTTTCTCTCAAGCAGCTTCAATGTCCATGACTAGAGTAGACACAGAACTAGGTAAAAATGCTGAACTGACCCAATATGTGATTAAATCAGTTTCACTGTGCATgtttagaataaaaaaaataaaacctttatcTTCAGCACAGAATAGGGTGTATGTAGTATAACATCAATTTTAACTTGCTTTATTCTGTGCAGAagttaaaaggattttttttaaatctaaacatGCACAGTGAAACTGATTTCTCAAGAAGCCCTGCATTAGCATCACTATTAATTATCATACTGTTTTCATCATGCTCTATTTGTCCCTGGAGTAGAAAACAGTTGAAATGTTCATTTTCACAGTATCTGCTCTGTTGGATTAATTTAATTCAGCATTGACAACAGTGATAAAATTACATTTCAGCATCTACTGCAATCATCCTACAAGAAATTAAACACCTTGCACTATGACAATTTGCTTGTGCTGTAAACTGGCGAAAATATTTCCACCTCCAAAATTTATTTACAGCAAAAGTAACTGAAATAAAATAGCCATCTGAAGGGGTTCTAAAGCCTGGTCCACACTGGAAATTTAGGTTGAACATACTCTCATTAggtcaatttttttaaacaacgagtccacactaccaagcctgttctgATGACTTTAAAGGGCCACTAAAGTTTATTTTTGTGCTCTtgttttcatgaggagtaacactaaATTCAACCTCACAGGGTCAACTTTAGAGTAGTTTATGGGAACTgtaatcttaattttaaaaagtaaaaatgacAGTTTAAACCAGTACAGTGAAATTAGCACAAATTATATTGTTCTTGCCCCTTCTGGCCtaacgggtactgctaagggaaaaatttcCGACGAGGCatgcacacacctacatggaatggacacgagcaacacatctcaaagaacaacagttaaaaGGTAAATAACTGTTCTTTTCTCTCTGAAAGCCAGGCACTGGCTAGACTGAACACTGTTGAGGTTAGAATGCGATCTTGCCAGATATCCAACATTTAATAGTATCTTTCTGGAAAGTTTATATATACTGGAGAGAGGACTAGACTGCCTCGAAGACTTAGCGTTAACAATAAATAAAGTTCTTATTTGGCTACTTTTACCAAACGCAATGAAGAAAAGAAGAATTTATTTGACTTTGACCTTTGGCTTGTACAACATAAGTCACACAAAAGTAGACTTATTAGCAGAACTGTGAATGTTGCatcatatatattttatattaagTTCAGTGATATCTTAGAACATCATGTCTTCTAGTCCATCCTCCATAAACTTTTTATAAAGTGCCATAAACTTTGCCACAAATGCTTCCAGATGATAAATGGCTTTGTTGCCCAGTTGCAGTCGGTGTTCATAGAAAGCTGCCATGTGTGCAACCTCGCCTTTCAGCTGCCCATCACAGTTATTTAGAAGTTCTAACAAAAGGCCctaaaaaaacaggaaaatattgcagtttttaaaaagaacaaaatatttcaaaagtagGGTAGCAAGGCAGATACTGTTGTTAGGCATAATATACACTGCGTTCACTGGCATTACACTGTGTACATATAGGTATTGGAAAGTTATGTTAACTGGATGCATTGTGCTCTTCCCACAATTCTGTTCACCGAGGTCAAGTATCCTACAACACTTTACAGAACTGAGGTCAGCAGTGACATTAGAAAATAGGAAACTTACCCTAGATTAGATACATTAGTGATCTACTGTAGGTACAAGTTCAGGAAGTGCCTTCATTTctaataagctgcaagctgtagCATTGGAAAACAAGTCGAAATTTATGGATGGAATCTTAGATAAGGGCCTTATCAAATTTGCTGTCATGAAAAATGTATCActgaccatgaaatctggtctcacCCATGAAATCTAGCTAGtttagggcaggggcagagctgggagctctTATTATGCACTGGTCTCCCCAGATGTTAGTCCTAACTGGTCTGGGGAGAGACaaggcttccccttcccctacagggctgctcccagggtcAGGTCAGAACCATCTCTAAGAACCTCCCCCAGTTGCAAGTAGctccaggactgctggctgggagcccagctctgaaggcagctgtACAGAAGAAAGGGAGTCAATACTGCAACCCCTATACAATAACCATGGGATATCCCTACCACCGCCTTTAGAACTGTAGATTTAAATACCTAAAATTGTgacatttatgattttttaaattctatgactgaaattgacaaaaatggaccatgaatttggtaagacTCTATAAATGATGCACAGAGGGTTTTAGCTTGAGAACAGCCTCATTATAACCAAAGTAGTATGGGGTGTATTTTGGAAGTATGCCCTCCTTATAAGATTAACTAAACATGCTGTGAGAACGTGATTCTATGCTTCTCTAACACAATTCAAAAACCTATTTCGCAGAAAGGCTGGCGGTGTATTAACTCCTTCTTTTTGGTTTCACATTGTTTTGATAACAGACAAATGTATCCGCACTTGGTTATTTGACCTTGAATATTTTTAATATCACAATTGTAACCAAAATCAATTGGCTATACTATTAATCAACACTGTCATTTCCCTAGAAATAGCTGAGCAAGGAGCATCATCAACTCACTCAATGATCCAGCACAGCAAAAGTTTTCAAGAGCTATCACATCATCTGTCCAATAGAACTAACTTGGAACTTGAGGAATATTGTCTTTCAAAAACTTCTCTCTCGGGATGAATTCCACATCCTGCTAAATCAGGTAACAATGGTGCAAGTGAACAATTTCTGcctcactacaggttggacctccctcctCTGGCACTCTTGGAACCttactggtcccaaacaagggggtTTGCCGAATGAGGGGAGGTCCTTCCCAACATGGCCTGTGCTGCCCCTGGCTAGGACTCTAGCCGATCcccgctgctgcctgcctggcagTGGCTCCCCAGACTGGAGCTCCACACCTGCCGGGGCTCTGTGGCCATCAGGGCTGCAGGGGCTTCACGGCTGCCGGGACTttgcagctgctggggctggggctggggctctgtggctacagagatggctgggctctgcagctgctggggcagctggggctCTGCGGTTGCTGTGGCttctggggctctgctgccactACTGGCCCATGCTACTGCTCGGCTccaggggccagaactccctgctgcgcCATCCACCCTTCCCTGACATGGGGCCCCTGGCTCAGTCGCACCCTCCCCGCTGTTCCTGCTCTGTGGCCTTACCTCCTTATatttggactctgtggtccagaaacatccatggtcttggTGGACCACAGAcattgccagaccaaagagtcctggttaaaggaggtacaacctgtacaggCTTCACAAAATTGACTGCACACAACCCCTACTGATGTCATTGGGAACTTAGCCTTGAGGATTCTTCATTTGACAAGGGGAGTGCAATCTCAATAACATTTATCAGAAATGGATGTAAATAAGTCATTCTGTTGAGCTTACTTTAAAACACACAAGAGAGACCAGTGCAATATTTTaccacaaaaaacaacaaaattattgatatttaaatgttttatatttgAGAAGAAAGggaataaagccattgcagaaaTAACTCAAAGTGAGTGAGCACCAAATCAGCACAACTATACTGCACAGAAAAAGTGCAAgttagctaagggtatgtctacactacccccctagttcgaactaggatggtaatgtagtcatacggagttgcaaatgaagcccgggatttgaatttcccgggattcatttgcataaagccggctggcgccatttttaaatgccggctaggtcggaccccgtgccgcgcggctacacgcggcacggactagctagttcggattaggcttccacgaggcatacagctagttcagataggaagcctaatccgaactagctagtccgtgccgcgtgtagccatgcggcacggggtccgacctagccagcatttaaaaatggcactggccggctttatgcaaatgaagcccgggaaattcaaatcccgggcttcatttgcaactccgtatgactacattaccccccctagttcgaactaggggggtagtgtagccataccctgagtgTTTAAGGATACTTGCATAGAAAGTGGACCTTATGGTTAATGTCACATAACAGTTGAACCTTGCCAAATGCAAAGCTTTTccaaaaacagaagaaaacaaatTGTCTTCTCTCAGCTCTGATCTTGCAAATACTTCTGCACAGGCTTATCTTTGAACATGTAAACAATCCCTTTGAAGATCCTGAAATCTAAATGTTAAGCATGTGCTGGattggtttgttgtttttttttttaaaggaaaaacaaaactgaatCTTTTTTTCCTCAAGTTTGGATTCTCCTTGCTCTAAGTTGATATAAAAACAGTAAGTGCTAACGAGTTAGATTACCTTCATTATTATATCAGGAGGAATACAGTGGGTTAAGAGTTCATAAAGCCGTCCACGAACTTCAAGTAACCTGTTGGAATGAAATCATgaaatgttctatgattctacagtcaTGTCCACAAAGCCTGTTTTCTCTatgtataatttttttcccctgcaggaCGACAGAGTGACATGATCATGTCACAGCCTCCATAGGCTGGGAGGGtaaagcccagccctgccccttccacttaaGGCCCCACttctggagccaagccccacccactactagcccagccttccccagccgcTGGGGGCAGAGATGCGGCTGCCATGCCATGGCCTTGGCCTTCCCCAGCCACCAAGGACAGAGCCAGGGACTTAGGGATAGTccttggtggggagaggggaaggaagaggaggagagagctAGGGCTAACGCAGATTTGAGTAgggggatggtggtggggggtggggaaatgagAAAGAGAACCAGGGTTGCTCTATTTTTAAACAACCTCAGATTTGGAATGCCAAGCATAATTAAGTTCCCTTAGCCTGAAGCCTTCCTCTAACATTAAGCAATGTGCCGTATTTCCAATATATACGGTCAGCCTCAACATACACATTACATAAACTGAAAGATGGGACAGGGGTTAATAAAGTTTTGGGCTGTAGCTATGACATTCTCAGCTGAATATGGAAAATACAAAACTCCAGAACATGCTGATCTGTATACTAGAAGCTGTCATGTAACAGATTAGTGCCAGATTACCCAAATCATAGTTTCCACCATTTATATGGTTTCAGTTCTTTAACTTAACACAATGgcatgaagaaagaaaaagaactgGATCATTATAGCAACATACAAGTTTAAATCTTCTAGATAACTTTACACAAACACTCAGTCAGAGTGGAAAGAGAGCATACTATGTATCAACGAATACATCTAAAATTTCACATCAGTATCAAATCCACAATAGTACTGTATACGTATAGGATACGTACAAACCTTTTAGCTACCAGGCCTTCCAGCCTCACAATGCAGTTAATGGAAATTTCTTTGTTGTCCTACAACACTGCAGTGGTAGAACGTGGGTTTTACCTAAACTTAATTAAAACAAGCCTGAACTTTATACAGGTGTCAATGGCCCAAATGAAGATGTTTTCTGGCTCCATTATGATATTATCTATTGACCTGAAGGGAGACTTGAAACAAAAGATGTATGTAATATcataaagtgctacattgtcctgcattttgcttcaactaccccagactaacacggctacatttctatcactatgtaaTATCAGGCAGCACTAGATGTTTTCAGACTGGTGGTGGTAGAGACATTTGATGCATACTAAGCAGAGAACAAACTGAATGGAGCATTAAGACCAAGCAAGAGTCAGAACAAAATGAAACACTGGCACAATAATCCAAAACAGAATAAGGACAATGTGAGACAATCACAATAGCAACAATGTTTTATTTCACTTTAAGAAATAAGACCATAGCCAGAAATTGGGACTTTATTGTTTAACTCAATTTGAAATTGTGAAAGTAGACTGAATTATATTGTAAAAGTAGAATGAATTAAAGAAATGTTTGTTTCTTTAGCAGGAAGAGAGATGTTAAGGTAAAGTTGTTTGTGTGTAAGCAGGAAGGAGGATGTTAAGGCAGAGGACAATGGTTCCACTTAAGGGTGATAGTGAGACATTAACAGGAGATTGGTAAGAGTTAATAAGGAAATGAGATACTTGACTGACCCCAGGTAACCTTGTCAGTTCACATCCTTTTTCAATCCTTTTATCTGTATAAATAAGGTGGCTTGGATTTGGGAGGGGGTCTCACTTTTCTGGATGTATTAGCGAAGCACTTTGCGAATGAAACAGAGTGGTCAACAAAATTGAGAGTCctgagtctaagggtacgtctagactacatgcctctgtcgccagaggcatgtagattaggctaccagacataggaagcggcgatttaaataatcgcctgtttgtcggctcagcgcgatagtctggacgcgcgggtgtcgacatcaaaggtatttgtcaaccacccaggtaaacctcatcccaggaggcatacctgggtggtcgacaaatacctttgatgtcgccacccgcacgtccagactatcgtgctgagccatgtaaatttaaatgaagcggcgattatttaaatcgacgcttcattttcctatgtctggtagcctaatctacatgcctctggcaacaagaggcatgtactctagacgtaccctaacttacCATCAGGTAAACTTTTAGCATGTTTACCACTTTTATCATTTAGAGCAAAACAGACCAGATCTGGgttcaaattcaaactagtgctACAGAACTCCAGGCTACTGGTCTGTGTTTATAACAGATATATAAATTTAGGTCAATCACATACTGACAGCGTGTCCTCTTTATTTAGTAATTTTGTGACAGAGGTTAACTTTCACTAGTTTCTAAAATCCAATCTAGCCATCTCCTGTTGATTATAAACCCATTTCCTTTGGATGCAAAGCACAGACATTCTAGTACAAAGCTATTAAAATGTCACAAAACACATAATATAAAGCACTTCTTAAGCTCATAAGTATGAAAGATCATAACCAAATAGCTCCACTTACCTCTGGGGAGTCTGCTGACTGACAATGGCATTTGCAGTCTCTCTCAGATATACCTCCCAGTCCGTCTCAGGGATGTCCTGATCAGAAGTGAAAGGATACCTGCACAACAAGCAATCCCTCATATTTTAGCAACAAACTTAGAGTGGATACAAAAAGTAACCTACATTAGTTTCTCTAATGACTTACTGCTGGACTCTACAAGCCTCACACATGAGCAACGCCTTCCGAAGATTTCTGCCAGACTTTTCTGCTAGTCTACGAGCCAGATCCTGAGGAAGAGTCAGCCCCTCCTTCTTGCACACACCAGACAATACATGACAGATCTAAATAGGAAAAAGGTAATATGTCAATATAGTTAATATACGCATTGTAGCTGTGGCTatggatattagagagacaaggtggatgagagtCTAAGAATATTACTTCATCATCTTGTCTCATTAATAGTGAATATATGACAGACTTCTCTTTTAATGAAACATTCATAGCCCAATGACAGTTTTCAAACTTAAGCATCTCTAGAACAGCCACCTCTTTTTTGCAATGATCAGCCAGGTATAAAGAAGCAGCTCCAGTCTGCTCAGTGAATGGATACTGTGCATACTGATCAAAGGAAAGTCATGGATGACAGGCAGAGACAGGGCATTTTCTGTAACATACTTTATAAACACAGAGTAAAAACTTGGTTGAGAACATTTATACTGGAGGCTCATTTTGCTTCCAAACCTACATCTTCAATACTGGGAGCAGGCACTCGCACTGCCAGACATCTGCTTTGAATAGGTGCAATGATTTTTGAAATGGAATTGCAACATAGGATCAATCTGCAGGTGGCCATATATTTCTCCATGGTCCTTCGCAATGCATGCTGAGCATCTTTAGTAAGTTTATCAACTTCTGTCAGCAGCACCACTGCCAGGGGGaatacaaaaaaagaagaaaagagaagctTAAATTATTTTGATTAGAAGAGTTTTGATGTAAACTTAAAATTATTTACAAAAATGAACTTTAAGTCAGTTTAGAAAGATAACGAAGCAAGGCGCACAGCAAGCAAGGTGCAACATGGTCCTATGGACCACTGTGCTGGGACCCAGAAGACCCCGGGTTCTATTTTCAATTGTCACAGAGATGAGACATTCTGATCAAGCCATTTCACCTTCTACATCTGTTTCTCTCTCACAGTTCTTCAGTCTTACCTATTTAAAATGTACTCTCTTCAAGGCATGGACTATAGGTGTTACTGTGATGTAAATAATCAAATTGGATGTTTAAGGCCAAGACAGTCACTGCTTGTACTATGGCTAATACAATAGCTATCAATGTTTTCTCAAGAATTATAAGAAAGGATTGCATCTGAATTTCCTGAGAACCTCTGGTGTAAGGAAGTTTCAAAGCAAAGAATTTATCAGGACACTCCTCTGATGACAAACTCATCTTTAATTTTGATAGATGAAGACAGAAGAAAACCCATTGGGCTGATGACTGGAGGCCCTTCCATGCACATTGCTCTCCAAGGTTATATAGTTTCAAAGCAGTTAGTGAGCATGGCATATTTTATTGGATTGTAGCAGATTGCTAAAATTTGGTAATAGCTCAAATTTAATGTTGCCCTGAGAACTGTGAAGAAAATGGTATGGTATATCAAAGCTAGGACTACTACAACAATATTTCTACTCTAGTCCCTCATTTTTCTTGGGGTTGTctcatttttcattttgtatcTCTCTCTGGTTTGGAGGTTTCTTGGTTTCTGCAAGGAAAACAGTTGTAGCAATTTCTATATGGAAACAGTGAAGAGAATAACTGGTTCTAGATTAGCAGCCCCTTTCTCTGTCTGTAGTTGTTCCAGGTATGAAATACTTCTGCACTGAACACTTCATACATAGTGGGACTGCTTAAAGAAATTGAAAATTACAAATATATGTGAAGTAAGTAATATCTTCATAGCCTCAGTTTAATCCATTCAACTATACTTAGTCCTCCTTTGTTTCCTTCAGCTACCAATGCTACATGAGGCAGACTGATACTGATGGGCTATCACCTATAATACATCCATCCATAATGGATACCTGTCTCTGACAAAGAAGAATGAAAGGTGACCAAGTTTTGGGAAAGCCGATATATAGCTCACAGTAACAATAAACAAATCAAGATCTGCATCTATACAACTTCAACATCTTTTGGGACAATCACAGAGAGAAACCAATGCCATAAAAAGATAAACATCTAAGGCAACTGGTCGAGATACAAGTTGGAAAAAAGACGTGTTTACATCTCACATACATCTTCTGACCTAGGCAAAACATTCACAGAGGCTCTTACTAACCTTTAAAATCTCTTTGAGTACTTGTCTCAAGCTGTTGGGATTGTGCTACTGTCTTCAATAACTCCTGAATTACTACACGGTCACTGTTTCCTGCATCACTATACAAAGAATTCAGATAACAATTGATATTGTTATAACACTTCTTTATTTTGAAAGTGCCCATATAGTACATTCTTCTAACtccagtattttttaaaagcacaaaatatagcttttaaaataaaggaaacaaGATGGACTCAATTTAGAATTCATTTAATCTTTAAAAATTGTACAAAAAATGACTACTGGCAAGCTATTGtcctaacattttaaaaactcatACCCTACATGAATTTGCATTTTATATGTACTtcgggccactgacccacagaaaaatcagtcggggaccacacaagtgaggtgcaaaaaaacaaaccttcCAAAAACTCCCAAGCCTCAATGATGAggccccaactgagatacctcactcctctagcactccagctccatgggggaGAACGGTAGACAGGACTGAAGTTTAAGGCcatattaactcttctggggttccagggttagtggattttgtgggcccctctacgctctgaggtggggccaagaATGAGGGATCcggtgtgtgggacagggctgccagtgagtgggatagggatgggggtgcacaatctgggtggaaagtagggtacaggagcaagctgggggtagtcTTGCCAAGAGGGAGGGGACCAAGCCAGGAGGTGTCTGGtcaggaggagcagggtgggggtgggtgtctggccaggaagcaggagcaggatgctggtgggggtctggccaggaaggagcagCAGGGTCCTGATGggggtctggccaaggggaggggcagggtgcagtTGGGGGTCTGGACAGGGTGCAGCAGCAGGTtcctggtgggggtctggccaggaaccAGGGTGCTGATGGGGGTCTGGCCGTGGGAGAGGAGCAGCTCGGCCAGTACCTGGGGGTCTCCAGGGACAAGGATCTCTGGGGCAAGATCTGCAGGCAGTGCTGGAAGAAGTGCAGTgtggctcctttaagaaatccagctGCTCCAGATCCTATGCCACCATCTTAACTACCTCGCCTCCACCACCTTCCCGGAGCACAGGGATGGAAGGGAAAACAAGAAAGCACGTGCACTgttgtgggcaggggaggagcacgTGCTTTCTtgtctctccttccttccccagtaCTGCCTTCCTACCTTCCTTCCTGtggcgttgggggggggggggagttccgaAGCTCCCCCCACACCGCAGGAAACCAGAGCTAGCTCTATTTTTGCAGGAGGCTGTATTGCCAGAACTGCTCCTCattaggggtggggggagcaaggaGGGGCTGGGAATCTCGTTGTGGTGGAGGGgaactggggagtggggggactgGCAATGCTCCCACGATCGACCAATCGATCGCAGCTGACTGGTTGGTGATCACAGCCTTAGGGTATAAGTAATAAATGGATCCTCCACCAGTGGGGAATTCAGCAGTCAGCACTGTCAAGGATGGCTACTTCAGGTATAGGACTGAAGCCAACTCTCCTCCCACACAA
Protein-coding regions in this window:
- the RFC3 gene encoding replication factor C subunit 3: MSLWADKYRPCALGKVDYHREQAAQLRNLVQCGDFPHLLVYGPSGAGKKTRIMCLLRELYGAGVEKLRIEHQSITTPSKKKIEMSTIASNYHLEVNPSDAGNSDRVVIQELLKTVAQSQQLETSTQRDFKVVLLTEVDKLTKDAQHALRRTMEKYMATCRLILCCNSISKIIAPIQSRCLAVRVPAPSIEDICHVLSGVCKKEGLTLPQDLARRLAEKSGRNLRKALLMCEACRVQQYPFTSDQDIPETDWEVYLRETANAIVSQQTPQRLLEVRGRLYELLTHCIPPDIIMKGLLLELLNNCDGQLKGEVAHMAAFYEHRLQLGNKAIYHLEAFVAKFMALYKKFMEDGLEDMMF